The Lates calcarifer isolate ASB-BC8 unplaced genomic scaffold, TLL_Latcal_v3 _unitig_630_quiver_968, whole genome shotgun sequence nucleotide sequence attaatcttatcttatcttatctttatATACATAAGAGCCTTAATGATCGGCTTGTGAGTTCAACATAAACCTGTTGCTcgaacaagacatctgaagacgtCCTTTGATGaccaagtgaacgtttgtagCCACATTTGAGGAGATTCCCTTCAGTATTTCCTGTGATATTTTCAGTCTGTACGAGACCTGCTGTTTGTGGACCTGTTGTTAcctttttacagtttattttgttCTGAATGTGGCACTGTGtgttgagatgctgctgctgaaaatacagACGATCTGTATTTGAAACAACAAGTCCTCTAATCTACATGACAGAAATGACAATGAGATAAAAACTTACTGTCAGATATATAAAGTATCtgaacacttcttccaccagTGACAGTCACATGATAAGagaaacacactaacagatggaggcagtggtattccagcagctcccagtaaaatccctgtttttgtcaatggagtctggtagagatatacaACAACGTGTCAGGTTTTCTTAACACTCAAAGTGTCTGTTCacattcagtgttactcaccagaactcactgtgtgtgtccacagacgtGTATTTTCTTCCTCACTAAACTTTTCCAAAGCTGGTTTTCAATCGTCCATGTTCACTTCCTccagtcttcttcttcttcgctGCCTTTGTTGGGGACTCTGCGGGATATCCTGGCATGTTACCTCCACCTGTTGATGGGTGGAACAGTGTGTTACTATGAGGTAACTGGTTTCAGAGAGATTTCAGATAACCTGAACATTAAGATACCAGAGTATCAATGATCTGTATAggatgttttcagatgttttctgtttccaggGGTAAGGAGACCCTGTTTCCTGTTacagtgacagacagtggagcatcagagggaaaacaacacagtttaCAGTCAAAGTGTTTTCTTGTATAAAAACTGTCACTGAAGGATTTGGTCTGTGAAGTACAGTATCATGGTGGCTGTGAAAACGAACCTTACATTTAGGTTAACATGCCACATCTTTGATGTTTCATAATATAACAGatattaaaatcataaaaatcctcacatttgaggagctggaaccagagaatgtttgtTTATGAATAAACTGTACTGTATAGTGACTGTAAATTCTATTTACAGTtcaattgttttatttataatcTATTCAGGCAGGTCAGTGttgattttatgtgtttaatGATTCAGACCTCAGCTTGTTTTTCAATGAAATATCCTGAAAGTACTATTGTACCTTTCATTATTTCATAATATTCTTAACACATCTGTTCTACGGACAAGTCATAAAGTCATAAAAGATCATTTTTTCTGCCTAATGTGTCTGCTTGTTCTAAAGGGTTAAATGTTAACCTTCATTTTTTCTAGTGTAATATGAAAACATCCTACAGCAAAATGCTCTGAGGAAAACAGCATGTTTCTGTGAGTAAAGCAGAACTTGAACCCTGTTCGTTCTGAAAACCTCCTGATGAACCACATGGACTTTTACATCAGCGGCCGCCTTCTCCGCCCCTTCTCCGGGTTAAAGTTGactttcactttctctgctGATCGTGGCGCAGCGTCTTTCCTCCATCTAAAGGTAATGTAAGCgacatgtgtcagtgttttcctgttgaaTGAGTCTTGCTCATGTTGTTAGTGGcggctgctgtcagctgcttccactggaaacagcagaaatctgCCGCTCGCTTCTTCAACTCACTCACAACTAACGGCTGCGTCTTTAACCCATATGTGGAGATGTGGAGTTGAAGCGGTGGAATCAGAGTAGAAGCAGAGTCAGTTGATGTCAGTAGTTGAACACTGAGTCGTTATTACTGTGTAGCTCCACTTACTGATGACTGAAGGCAGCTTTTCCCGCCTCAATCAGCCTGTGGAGGAGACGGAGAGGAGCCGCTGCTCTCTCGCTGTCTGAGCCACTAAAGTCGGTGTGAGCTCGGCCGGACAGCCGCTGGAGAACAGCTCTGACTTTCTGTGTGATTAGATGGACTCTACAGGACTGATGTGGACTCAGTGTGGCAGTCAGAGGGGCTGAAGACcttcacactgttgttgttcttccacaaatcattctgacactAACCTGTCTCAGTCTCTGTACTTTACTCGAGgattttcatttcctgcttcTACTAATGTGATAATAATGAGTCATTCTGCAGGAGACACTTTGGCGCCATCTAGTGGACTGACAGCATATTCAATCTTGGATGTGAATGGAGCAGCATGaatcagagtgaggacagagaggagggagtccctccctctaaaaccactctgtgtggggaacatgagagccagaccaaagctcagaggtgagatgaggatctctaactgtccatgactcttctccatgtcagagctcagcactcacatcactgcaccatcattattcacactcactgctctgtgtgtgttgtgttcaagcCCAAAGAATCAGAGACCAGACTTTGCtaaacctggacctggacctggacccagCTGTTTGTCCATGAAGAGCGACTGGTCAATGGATCGTCCTCAGAACTTTAGAAAGTCTGTTGATGGAAGGTGAGAatttcaaactgacagaaagacatttcacagtaaaagttagtttttgtgtttgaacatattttccatcagtttttatccaacatgcagattcatcagttctgttttagtttcaggatccagcagcagagaccagactctcctgaacccagctgtctgtctttaaagagcGACAACTCAAAGGGCTTGGACATTGACTTTAAAGGGCGACatccatcagctgatcagatgtaAGCTGTAACTGACAGTAAGACTCAGGTTATTCTAgaaaagaactagtttgtaCGACGTGTTGTTGGACCACgtctgaaatcaaagtgtttctatctgttgtgaacgtccacactggaaggtggaggtAAAACTCCGGCCGTCATAGAGAGGGGGGAGACgtgatgtggtttaaatatgGAGATAACTCCTCCCAtgttcagacagtctctcctggaagacattcatagtgtcCACCTCAGTCGTtgacatgaaaagagacagaaacagtttgtgtgaagaatgaaaaaagagctgagagagaagttGAAACCCCGCCTACTTTctgacctccacacagctgaccaatcactgaGGGAGGTGGGTGTTTCAGACGCTGTTCCACCATCTGACAAACACCTCTGATGGAGTAAACTGATCCCTTACAATGCTCCTGATTCATGTTTCAACTTTACTCAGTGAAACTTTACTGCTTCATTGTCATTGTTCAtactgggagctgcccagtacaaccagtCTGATACAagcagacactgagcagctccactggagcagctggaggttgTAGGTGCCTTGCTTCAGGGCACTTCAGCAGTgttgagtgagggagggagagctaTATGGAGGGTTGGTGAGAGCTGTTGGGACTAAACCAAAGTGAGTGGTGaagccaaacactgagctgaaagctacaaacagctgcagactgagctgttgattctcagtgggatcagcaggACTAGTAAACCTTTACCACTACAGGGAGTCGTCTGATTCACTCTTCGCATCCAAATATGACTTGATGGACCTTtagcttgtgtctgtctctgtgtggacagacataatgtgagctaattcttcatgattcctccacagagtggaccaggagagctcagaggttcccagtggtcagtctgcccagcagcatcaaacacacctggactccatatttatggtctgtacatggacaacaactacttttacatctgttgtgttgacaataatctccatgctgcactttttagaccagtggattgtcagtgtgtccaacatggatctgatgtttggctccatgattttagtttgatggagtcattcagatttctgttccagctgctggagaagaACATCGTCACTTTTGTGAAGAACGAGCTGAAGAAGATCCAGAAGGTTCTGAGTccagattacccagaatgcttagagagtcagagggaggatgaggaggtgttggacggtgaggatgaagagcagaggagcagcagagaggagtttctgaagatcacactgaacttcctgaggagaatgaagcaggaggagctggctgactgtctgcagagcagtaagaggatttctctaaagatttaacatgatggagaaatgagacGTTTACTGACGTCTCaacacatggagggaaatatgttcatatatgcATTCTTTAGGAGGATTAAACTGTCATATATACTTTATAAATCACTTATtgatgttgtttctttgttaatTCAGGAtctcctgctgcagtttgtcgACATAAACTTAAATCTAACCTGAAGAAGaagttccagtgtgtgtttgaggggatctctaaagcaggaaacccaacccttctgaatcagatctacacagagctctacatcacagagggagggactggagaggtcaatgatgaacatgaggtcagacagattgaaacagcatccaggaaaccagacagaccagaaacaaccatcagacaagaagacctctttaaagcctcacctggaagagatgaaccaatcagaacagtgatgacaaagggagtggctggcattgggaaaacagtcttaacacagaagttcactctggactgggctgaagacaaagccaaccaggacatacacttcacatttccattcactttcagagagctgaatgtgctgaaagagaaaaagttgagcttggtggaacttgttcatcacttctttactgaaaccaaagaagcaggaatctgcaggtttgaagagttccaggttgtgttcatctttgacggtctggatgagtgtcgacttcctctggacttccacaacactgagatcctgactgatgttacagagtccacctcagtggacgtgctgctgacaaacctcatcagggggaacctgcttccctctgctcgcctctggataaccacacgacctgcagcagccaatcagatccctcctgagtgtgttgacatggtgacagaggtcagagggttcaccgacccacagaaggaggagtacttcaggaagaggCTCAGAGATAAGAAGAaggccagcaggatcatctcccacatcaagacctcacgaagcctccacatcatgtgccacatcccagtcttctgctggatcactgctacagttctggaggatgtgttgaaaaccagagagggaggagagctgcccaagaccctgactgagatgtacatccacttcctggtggttcagTCCAAACTGAAGAATGtcaagtatgatggaggatctgggacagatccacactggagtccagagagcaggaagatgattgagtctctgggaaaactggcttttgagcagctgcagaaaggaaacctgatcttctatgaatcagacctgacagagtgtggcatcgatatcagagcagcctcagtttactcaggagtgttcacacagatctttaaagaggagagaggactgtaccaggacaaggtgttctgcttcgtccatctgagtgttcaggagtttctggctgctcttcatgtccatctgaccttcatcaactctggagtcaatctgctgtcagGAGAACAACCAAGAATAGATAAATCTGCAGAGACACTTTTCTACCAGagtgctgtggacaaggccttacagagtccaaatggacacctggacctgttcctccgcttcctcctgggtctttcactgcagaccaaTCAGACTCTCCTACGAGGTCTGCTGACAAGGACAGGAAGTGGTTCAGAgaccaatcaggaaacagtccagtacatcaagaagaagattgaagagactccctctgcagagaaaagcatcaacctgttccactgtctgaatgaactgaatgatcgttctctagtggaggagatccaacagtccctgagttcaggacgtctctccacagataaactgtctcctgctcaatggtctgctctggtcttcatcttactgtcctCAGAGAAAGATCTggacgtgtttgacctgaagaaatactctgcttcagaggaggctcttctgaggctgctgccagtggtcaaagcctctaacaaagctctgtaagtACAAACAGAACATGTAGAGTTAGATTTATTATCAGAATTtaaagacactgctgtcttttcaacaggagagaaattcatttcctttcttctttgattccttatcatcatctcttcagactgagtggctgtaacctctcagagagaagctgtgaagctctgtcctcagttctcagctcccagtcctctagtctgagagatctggatctgagtaacaacaacctgcaggattcaggagtgaagatgttgtctgttggactggaaagtccacactgttcactggagactctcaggtcaggatgtttacagtatattcctAAATTTCTCTCAGTACATTTTACCTTTGCCTTGTTACCATGTTGCCTTTACCTCTTCAGcctgtcaggctgtctgatcacagaggaaggctgttcttctctggcctcagcaCTGAactccaacccctcccatctgagagagctggacctgcgctacaatcatccaggagactcaggagtgaagGTGTTGTATTTTGGACTGGAGAGTCCCCACTGCCCACTGCTCAGGTCAGGATTCATCAACCATTTTAACTAATGCTCATTTAAAACAGCTAACCTGTGTAGGATTGTGTAAAGAAGATTTTACTAACCTTTGGCAGAACTTTCTAGACTCAGACAATTTccttattatttttctgtatttttactgcagATTTTCAGTTATTCAACTGCACTGATGACATTTACGGTATATTCCTAAATTTGTCTCAATGCATTTTAAGTGGGTCAAAAACAATAGAATAATATtgcataatataataataatataatctaCACTGCTCAGagacattcatttttaattcagtCAGAATTAAAATCAGGTCACACCATCATGTCTCTATCCTCTACTATATCAGTTATCAATAATCAGCTTCACCTCTCTGAGATCCTGATCTTGTAATGATCAgatcttttgttgtgtttaggAGATAGTAAATCACATCAAACAAATGTCACAGCAAATAAGATGAAGCCACAAAGTCACAGCTTAATGAAAACTATACAGTAGCTGCAGGTTCACTAGACTTCCTCTGTACACAGGACAACGTCTGAACCTCAGCTTTGTTTCCACTTTTTAACTCTGAGATCAGTCAATAAACATTatagacagagaaaacacacacacacacacacacacacacatcaaatgtTGAAGACAGATGATTAAATCTTCATCAAGCCTCCATCTGAACAGAACCATCAAacagtctgtgtatgagagccatgtaatgtccatgttgtcctgctgaaagagaatgtgctggtctgacccccctcctcctttcaggaTGGAGCCTGGTGGAGTCCGATGGTTGAGACCAGGTCTgaggaagtgtaagtgtgtttttcatttgattgatgaaaacaaagcagcttcaaactgtcacattattaacacagacattcatgtcctTTTCTATTTggactgaaaaaagacaggtgATCCCATCGCCTTTGTGAAAATCTTGTTTCAAGCTTACATGTGAACCAGCGGATGATATTGCACATATAACTGGTTTGATGCTCAGTAAGAGACCCAGGCCTACGATTGTGAGAATGCAAAGTCAGGCAAAAGAGGCCATCTTGAAGCTGGCaagaaacagtgagagagtTATTTTTTAGTGACATGAGAGTGACAATATTTCCCGATGTGACACCTGATATTGCCAGAAAGAGAGTTCAATTTAACAATATCAGGATGAGTCTACATGAGGCTGGGGTGAGGCATGGACTCCTGTTCCCTGCCAGACTTTATTGTTACTTATAACAGACAAGCAAAATTATTTAGGGACTGTGGTGAAACTAAAATGTTCTTAAAAGACGTAGTCTGTTCTGCAGTTGAAGCTGGAAAGATGGCATTAAAGGATGGCTTTAAACTGTGACTGGACATATTACAGAGTAAATGGTGAACTGATGGCATAATGAGAGAAAGGCATGTAATAGGGCCTACAAGAACTGAAAGTTAAGTCCTCCTGTGTCTTCATGCAACATTGAAGAGCCGTGTCAGCCAAGAGAACCCCACAATATCCAGAGCCTTTAGCATCTCAGGGCGAATCTCATCCTCGCCTGGTGCCTTGCCACcaagaagctttttttttttaagtatttttggggttttttttatttataggacagtgagagagagagacaggaaacaggggaatgacatgcagtaaaggtccggccggaTCGGGAGTCAAACTAGGGTccacctgctcagaccactagggcccaACCACCAAG carries:
- the LOC127142135 gene encoding NLR family CARD domain-containing protein 3 isoform X1 — protein: MNQSEDREEGVPPSKTTLCGEHESQTKAQSPKNQRPDFAKPGPGPGPSCLSMKSDWSMDRPQNFRKSVDGSFRIQQQRPDSPEPSCLSLKSDNSKGLDIDFKGRHPSADQIVDQESSEVPSGQSAQQHQTHLDSIFMLLEKNIVTFVKNELKKIQKVLSPDYPECLESQREDEEVLDGEDEEQRSSREEFLKITLNFLRRMKQEELADCLQSRSPAAVCRHKLKSNLKKKFQCVFEGISKAGNPTLLNQIYTELYITEGGTGEVNDEHEVRQIETASRKPDRPETTIRQEDLFKASPGRDEPIRTVMTKGVAGIGKTVLTQKFTLDWAEDKANQDIHFTFPFTFRELNVLKEKKLSLVELVHHFFTETKEAGICRFEEFQVVFIFDGLDECRLPLDFHNTEILTDVTESTSVDVLLTNLIRGNLLPSARLWITTRPAAANQIPPECVDMVTEVRGFTDPQKEEYFRKRLRDKKKASRIISHIKTSRSLHIMCHIPVFCWITATVLEDVLKTREGGELPKTLTEMYIHFLVVQSKLKNVKYDGGSGTDPHWSPESRKMIESLGKLAFEQLQKGNLIFYESDLTECGIDIRAASVYSGVFTQIFKEERGLYQDKVFCFVHLSVQEFLAALHVHLTFINSGVNLLSGEQPRIDKSAETLFYQSAVDKALQSPNGHLDLFLRFLLGLSLQTNQTLLRGLLTRTGSGSETNQETVQYIKKKIEETPSAEKSINLFHCLNELNDRSLVEEIQQSLSSGRLSTDKLSPAQWSALVFILLSSEKDLDVFDLKKYSASEEALLRLLPVVKASNKALLSGCNLSERSCEALSSVLSSQSSSLRDLDLSNNNLQDSGVKMLSVGLESPHCSLETLSLSGCLITEEGCSSLASALNSNPSHLRELDLRYNHPGDSGVKVLYFGLESPHCPLLRMEPGGVRWLRPGLRKYSCQLTIDTNTVNRFLKLSDNNRKVTRVEEDQSYPDHPDRFDQSPQLLCRTGLTGRCYWEVEWRGRVDISVSYRGIRRKGDSNDCGFGLNDQSWTLICSDDGYYFCHNKTGTSISSSSVSNRVAVYVDCPAGSLSFYRVSSDSLIHLHTFNTTFTEPLYPGFWFWSSGCSVSLC
- the LOC127142135 gene encoding NLR family CARD domain-containing protein 3 isoform X2; translation: MNQSEDREEGVPPSKTTLCGEHESQTKAQSPKNQRPDFAKPGPGPGPSCLSMKSDWSMDRPQNFRKSVDGRIQQQRPDSPEPSCLSLKSDNSKGLDIDFKGRHPSADQIVDQESSEVPSGQSAQQHQTHLDSIFMLLEKNIVTFVKNELKKIQKVLSPDYPECLESQREDEEVLDGEDEEQRSSREEFLKITLNFLRRMKQEELADCLQSRSPAAVCRHKLKSNLKKKFQCVFEGISKAGNPTLLNQIYTELYITEGGTGEVNDEHEVRQIETASRKPDRPETTIRQEDLFKASPGRDEPIRTVMTKGVAGIGKTVLTQKFTLDWAEDKANQDIHFTFPFTFRELNVLKEKKLSLVELVHHFFTETKEAGICRFEEFQVVFIFDGLDECRLPLDFHNTEILTDVTESTSVDVLLTNLIRGNLLPSARLWITTRPAAANQIPPECVDMVTEVRGFTDPQKEEYFRKRLRDKKKASRIISHIKTSRSLHIMCHIPVFCWITATVLEDVLKTREGGELPKTLTEMYIHFLVVQSKLKNVKYDGGSGTDPHWSPESRKMIESLGKLAFEQLQKGNLIFYESDLTECGIDIRAASVYSGVFTQIFKEERGLYQDKVFCFVHLSVQEFLAALHVHLTFINSGVNLLSGEQPRIDKSAETLFYQSAVDKALQSPNGHLDLFLRFLLGLSLQTNQTLLRGLLTRTGSGSETNQETVQYIKKKIEETPSAEKSINLFHCLNELNDRSLVEEIQQSLSSGRLSTDKLSPAQWSALVFILLSSEKDLDVFDLKKYSASEEALLRLLPVVKASNKALLSGCNLSERSCEALSSVLSSQSSSLRDLDLSNNNLQDSGVKMLSVGLESPHCSLETLSLSGCLITEEGCSSLASALNSNPSHLRELDLRYNHPGDSGVKVLYFGLESPHCPLLRMEPGGVRWLRPGLRKYSCQLTIDTNTVNRFLKLSDNNRKVTRVEEDQSYPDHPDRFDQSPQLLCRTGLTGRCYWEVEWRGRVDISVSYRGIRRKGDSNDCGFGLNDQSWTLICSDDGYYFCHNKTGTSISSSSVSNRVAVYVDCPAGSLSFYRVSSDSLIHLHTFNTTFTEPLYPGFWFWSSGCSVSLC